From the genome of Scytonema hofmannii PCC 7110, one region includes:
- a CDS encoding IS4 family transposase, whose translation MMLVNFEFNNQILNRAQLLLALNQIIPTESIMAAITTTSSTARRQRILPTHVVISLVIAMSFWSSDSIVDVLKNLIQGFNSLQIPFKRRFKIPTSSSISEARQRIGAAVMTRLFEIVAKPLATIKTPGAFLGGLRIMALDGTVFDVPDTETNAKVFGYPGSRPGTNPAFPKARLTFLVEAGTHLIIDIFCCPYRIGERKGALKLLRSVEESMLLMWDRGLHSFKMIHAAIKQKCHILGRVPSHVKFEFVKAFPDGSYLSWLAPDGKSRKKGATKIPVRVIEYIIEVEGVEKVYRLVTDLMDISTFPALLLAQEYHQRWEAENTLDELKVHLNGRKIPIRSKNPREVIQEIYGWLLGHYCIRYLMFQSAAIKGISPLSLSFTSSLRVVRRAIPQFQQQVNHSLENMNIYFSWLIWEILDLQIPPTSGRTNPRVIKKTRSKFKTKKRCHRNNYTPRQQLSFTIFTTAS comes from the coding sequence ATGATGCTAGTTAACTTTGAATTCAACAATCAAATCCTAAATCGGGCACAATTACTGCTGGCTCTTAACCAGATCATCCCTACCGAGTCGATTATGGCAGCGATTACAACAACGAGTAGTACCGCACGGCGTCAAAGAATACTTCCTACACACGTAGTAATCTCTCTAGTAATCGCCATGAGTTTTTGGTCCTCCGATTCAATCGTGGATGTATTGAAAAATCTCATTCAGGGTTTTAATTCTTTGCAAATCCCCTTTAAGAGACGTTTTAAGATACCAACATCTTCATCAATAAGTGAAGCTAGACAACGAATTGGTGCTGCTGTTATGACTCGTTTATTTGAAATTGTTGCAAAACCTTTAGCAACAATTAAAACACCAGGTGCTTTTTTGGGTGGACTGAGAATAATGGCTTTGGATGGCACAGTTTTTGATGTTCCTGATACAGAAACTAATGCTAAAGTATTTGGTTACCCTGGTTCTCGTCCTGGTACAAATCCGGCTTTTCCCAAAGCTAGGTTAACTTTTTTAGTCGAAGCAGGAACTCATTTAATTATCGACATATTTTGTTGTCCATATCGAATTGGAGAGAGAAAAGGAGCTTTAAAGCTATTAAGAAGTGTTGAGGAGAGTATGTTGTTAATGTGGGACAGAGGACTGCACTCATTTAAAATGATTCATGCTGCAATCAAACAAAAATGTCATATTCTTGGTCGCGTGCCATCTCATGTAAAATTTGAGTTTGTTAAAGCTTTTCCTGATGGTTCCTATCTAAGTTGGCTTGCTCCTGATGGAAAGTCAAGAAAGAAGGGAGCGACGAAAATACCTGTTCGTGTCATTGAATATATTATTGAAGTTGAGGGTGTAGAAAAGGTGTATCGTTTAGTAACTGATTTGATGGATATTTCAACTTTTCCTGCATTGCTCTTAGCCCAAGAATACCATCAACGGTGGGAAGCTGAGAACACCTTGGATGAGTTAAAAGTCCATCTGAACGGTCGTAAAATTCCTATCCGCTCGAAGAATCCTCGTGAAGTTATCCAAGAAATTTATGGTTGGTTACTAGGACACTATTGTATACGTTATTTAATGTTTCAAAGTGCAGCAATCAAGGGAATATCTCCCCTAAGTTTAAGTTTTACCAGTTCTCTAAGAGTTGTCAGACGTGCTATTCCTCAGTTTCAACAGCAAGTTAATCATTCTCTTGAGAATATGAATATATATTTTAGCTGGTTAATCTGGGAAATCTTAGACTTACAAATACCACCAACCTCAGGCAGAACTAATCCGAGGGTAATCAAGAAAACTCGTTCTAAATTTAAAACTAAAAAACGATGTCATAGAAATAATTATACTCCCCGGCAACAACTATCTTTTACAATTTTTACAACCGCTAGTTGA
- a CDS encoding chemotaxis protein CheB, translating into MASRRVSKKSQPNPSDGKVPTDNRQDNFNELFPVVGIGASAGGLEAFTQLLNYLPTNTGMAYVIIQHMAPEQESALSQILSRATQMSVNEAQHGMAIAPNQVYVIPPNVSMTIDQGVLKLMPRLSTSRVFMSVDMFLLSLAEERGNKGIAVILSGADSDGAQGLEAIKAAGGVTFAQCQESAQVDSMPNTAIATGQVDFILPPDQIAQKLAEISSHPYIASQPTIKSEADSSPTTTQEALAVIFNLLRKATGLDFTHYKQTTLNRRIQRRMLLYKLERLENYARYLQSNPAEVMALYQDCLIHVTSFFRDPESFNALKSLVFPVIIKDKTPGTPIRIWVAGCSTGEEAYSIAICLLEFIAEQVPRIPIQIYATDISETAIEYARNGVYTLSQVANITPERLYRFFVQVEAGYQISKSVREVCVFARQNLIGDPPFSRLDLISCRNVLIYLGNALQKKLLPIFHYGLKSTAFLMLGTSETVGDFVDLFTLCDKKNKIYAKKLTASRPNIELTTSSYSPTIINPQPFATEQFPNELELQREADRIVLNQYAPAGVVVDVNLEILQFRGQTSPYLEPSPGRASLNLLRMAKEELRRELQTAIYQAKQQKLPVKREGLQVREGGNEALLLGMPRIRQITINVIPFQIGAAQECFLVLFEDIPLVSELPPATDDGSAPSKRKTREPAEIARLKHELATSREHLQSIIEEQQATNQDLRAANEEILSSNEELQSTNEELETAKEEIQAANEELNTVNDELRRRTQEATQVSNDLQNLLNSIHIPILMLGFDLQIRQFTPAMEGIFNLISTDIGRPLSDITHKLNMPNLEQQILEVIRTLNLKAQEIQDRDGHWYHLQIRPYRTIDNKIDGAVLVLIDIDDLKRSNAQLIEAKDYANAIVETVWEPMLVLNADLRVITANRSFYDTFEVSLIQTEQQLIFELGNGQWDILQYCSVKGNKG; encoded by the coding sequence ATGGCATCCAGACGCGTTTCCAAAAAATCTCAACCCAATCCCTCTGATGGCAAAGTTCCTACTGACAATCGGCAGGATAATTTTAATGAATTATTTCCAGTGGTTGGGATTGGAGCCTCTGCGGGAGGATTGGAAGCTTTTACCCAATTGCTGAATTATTTGCCAACCAATACGGGCATGGCGTATGTCATTATTCAGCACATGGCTCCAGAGCAGGAAAGCGCCCTTAGCCAGATTCTTTCCAGGGCAACCCAAATGTCCGTGAATGAGGCGCAACATGGCATGGCGATCGCACCCAATCAAGTGTACGTGATTCCACCTAATGTCAGTATGACCATTGATCAAGGGGTACTAAAGCTCATGCCTCGCTTAAGTACCAGTCGGGTGTTTATGTCGGTTGATATGTTTCTGCTTTCCCTTGCCGAGGAGCGGGGCAACAAAGGGATCGCCGTCATTTTATCGGGTGCCGATTCTGACGGAGCGCAGGGTCTAGAGGCAATCAAGGCGGCGGGGGGTGTAACGTTTGCTCAATGCCAGGAGTCAGCACAAGTCGATAGTATGCCCAACACAGCGATCGCCACAGGTCAGGTAGACTTCATCTTACCGCCCGACCAAATTGCCCAGAAGCTAGCTGAGATTAGCTCTCATCCCTACATTGCAAGCCAACCCACAATTAAGTCGGAGGCAGACTCATCCCCGACTACCACTCAGGAGGCACTTGCCGTTATCTTCAATTTGCTGCGGAAGGCAACAGGTCTCGACTTCACTCATTATAAACAAACAACCTTAAATCGCCGGATTCAAAGGCGAATGCTGTTATACAAGCTCGAACGCCTAGAAAATTATGCTCGCTATCTCCAGAGCAACCCAGCAGAAGTGATGGCACTGTATCAAGATTGCTTGATTCATGTCACCAGTTTTTTTCGCGACCCCGAAAGCTTCAATGCCTTAAAAAGTCTGGTCTTTCCCGTCATCATTAAAGATAAAACACCAGGCACACCCATTCGCATCTGGGTAGCAGGTTGTTCAACCGGGGAAGAAGCTTACTCGATCGCCATCTGCTTGTTAGAGTTTATCGCCGAACAGGTTCCCCGCATACCGATTCAAATTTACGCAACTGACATTAGTGAGACAGCGATCGAATATGCCCGCAATGGAGTCTACACCCTCAGTCAGGTTGCTAATATTACCCCAGAACGGCTCTATCGATTCTTTGTTCAGGTTGAGGCAGGCTACCAAATCAGTAAATCTGTAAGGGAAGTTTGCGTCTTTGCCAGACAAAATCTGATTGGCGATCCGCCATTCTCGCGGCTGGACTTAATTAGCTGTCGCAATGTCCTGATCTATTTAGGAAACGCTTTACAGAAAAAACTCCTGCCAATTTTCCACTACGGTCTCAAGTCCACAGCCTTTCTCATGCTAGGGACTTCAGAAACAGTCGGTGACTTTGTAGACCTGTTTACCCTGTGCGACAAAAAAAACAAAATTTATGCTAAAAAGTTGACAGCATCTCGACCCAACATCGAGTTGACTACCAGTTCTTATTCTCCAACCATTATCAACCCTCAACCTTTTGCGACAGAACAGTTTCCCAACGAACTGGAATTACAGAGAGAAGCAGACCGGATTGTTTTGAATCAATATGCTCCTGCAGGTGTTGTGGTCGATGTCAACTTGGAGATTTTGCAATTTCGGGGACAGACTAGCCCTTATCTGGAACCATCTCCCGGTCGAGCAAGCTTGAACCTGCTGAGAATGGCAAAAGAAGAATTGCGGCGAGAGCTACAAACTGCTATCTACCAGGCAAAACAGCAAAAGCTGCCGGTCAAACGGGAAGGCTTGCAGGTGAGAGAAGGCGGTAACGAAGCCCTTCTGCTAGGCATGCCTCGCATCCGGCAAATTACCATCAATGTCATTCCATTCCAAATTGGCGCTGCTCAAGAGTGTTTCTTAGTTCTCTTTGAAGATATCCCCCTCGTTTCAGAGTTACCACCTGCAACCGATGATGGCAGTGCCCCCTCTAAGCGCAAGACTAGAGAACCGGCTGAGATTGCTCGACTCAAGCACGAACTCGCAACGAGCCGAGAGCATCTGCAATCGATCATCGAAGAGCAGCAAGCCACGAACCAGGACTTGAGAGCCGCCAACGAAGAGATTTTGTCGAGCAATGAAGAGTTGCAAAGTACCAATGAGGAGTTGGAAACCGCAAAAGAAGAAATTCAGGCGGCGAATGAAGAACTGAACACGGTGAATGATGAACTACGCCGTCGCACCCAGGAAGCGACGCAAGTGAGCAACGATTTGCAGAATTTGCTCAACAGTATTCATATCCCGATTTTGATGCTGGGATTTGACCTCCAGATTCGGCAGTTTACCCCAGCAATGGAAGGCATCTTCAACTTGATTTCAACGGATATTGGGCGACCCCTGAGCGACATTACCCACAAGCTGAATATGCCTAACTTAGAGCAACAGATTTTAGAAGTGATTCGGACGCTCAACTTAAAGGCTCAGGAAATTCAAGACCGGGACGGGCATTGGTATCACCTGCAAATTCGCCCCTACCGCACGATTGATAATAAGATCGATGGGGCAGTGCTAGTGTTAATTGATATTGACGACCTCAAACGCAGTAATGCCCAATTGATAGAAGCGAAAGATTATGCTAATGCAATTGTAGAAACCGTCTGGGAACCGATGCTCGTGCTGAATGCTGACTTGCGGGTCATCACAGCAAATCGTTCGTTCTACGACACGTTTGAGGTTTCGCTCATACAAACAGAACAGCAGTTAATTTTTGAATTGGGCAACGGACAGTGGGATATACTCCAATACTGCTCGGTTAAGGGAAATAAAGGGTAA
- a CDS encoding CheR family methyltransferase — translation MNLSLLCDGKKIRHIGAAQVNFLTFGIKMSAKMSSQKSFLCNGVQDTDEVNLEFETLLDYLKYNQGCDLTGYKRSSLMRRFRHRMQSINIDTYESYLQYLQRHWEEYRALLNDVLINVTSFFRDRKAWDYLAAEVIPKIIASKQPDEPIRIWSAGCATGQEIYSLLILLAEALGLEVCRQRVQCFATDTDEAALSKARQATYSNKDIIGIPAELLQKYFEYTETGYVFHPELRRTIIFSRHDLTQNAPISKIDLLICRNVLIYFNSETQVSVLKRFHFALKNTGFLFLGKAETVINRRQIYMPVNINQRIYAKELTLEVDDYRLIIPKSHRQHTTHLLPIQNYFWETAFETSSFAYLAIDANGCLLHANEWARTLFGLTFNNWKRPFQDLKVAKLIGTNTLTQALHSRQALAVLKNIEWTTSKSTKHFDIHISQVFTTKNDLLGVTLTFIETNDYKQFNQELESTRLELARVSKTLAETKYELSMAYNELESTRKELELLHQQTDFINQI, via the coding sequence ATAAAAATGTCTGCTAAAATGTCTTCTCAGAAGAGCTTCTTGTGCAATGGAGTACAAGACACGGATGAAGTAAACTTAGAATTTGAAACCCTGTTAGACTACCTCAAGTACAACCAGGGTTGTGATTTGACAGGTTATAAACGCTCTAGCTTGATGCGACGGTTTCGGCACCGGATGCAAAGTATCAACATTGACACTTATGAGAGCTACTTACAATATTTGCAACGCCATTGGGAAGAGTATCGTGCTCTTCTCAATGATGTTCTAATTAACGTCACTAGCTTTTTCCGCGATCGCAAAGCTTGGGATTATTTAGCAGCAGAGGTTATTCCCAAAATTATTGCCAGCAAGCAACCCGATGAACCCATTCGAATTTGGAGTGCAGGCTGTGCAACCGGACAAGAGATCTATAGCCTTCTCATCTTATTAGCAGAAGCGCTCGGTCTTGAAGTTTGCCGACAGCGAGTTCAGTGTTTTGCCACCGATACGGATGAAGCAGCCCTATCGAAGGCACGTCAAGCGACCTACAGCAACAAAGATATTATTGGCATTCCTGCTGAATTGCTCCAGAAATACTTTGAGTACACCGAAACAGGCTATGTCTTTCACCCAGAACTTCGCCGCACCATTATCTTTTCTCGTCACGACTTGACTCAAAATGCTCCCATCTCCAAGATAGATCTCCTAATATGCCGCAATGTATTGATTTATTTCAATTCAGAAACTCAGGTCTCCGTCCTAAAGCGTTTTCACTTTGCGCTTAAAAACACGGGCTTCCTCTTCTTGGGTAAGGCAGAAACAGTAATCAACCGCAGGCAAATTTATATGCCTGTTAATATAAACCAGAGGATTTATGCCAAAGAACTGACGCTAGAAGTAGATGACTACCGCCTCATCATTCCTAAGTCTCACAGACAACACACAACTCATTTATTGCCAATTCAGAACTACTTCTGGGAAACTGCCTTCGAGACCAGTTCTTTTGCTTATCTAGCCATTGACGCAAACGGTTGTCTGCTCCATGCCAATGAATGGGCAAGAACCTTATTTGGCTTAACCTTTAACAATTGGAAACGCCCTTTTCAAGATCTGAAAGTTGCAAAGTTAATCGGTACCAACACGTTAACGCAAGCACTTCACTCTCGTCAGGCTCTAGCCGTGTTAAAAAATATTGAGTGGACGACCTCCAAGAGCACAAAGCATTTCGATATTCATATTTCGCAGGTATTTACCACCAAAAATGATTTACTGGGAGTTACTTTGACATTTATTGAAACAAATGATTACAAGCAATTCAATCAAGAACTGGAGTCTACTCGCTTAGAGTTAGCCAGAGTCTCTAAAACCCTTGCAGAGACAAAATATGAACTCAGCATGGCTTACAACGAGTTAGAAAGTACTCGGAAAGAACTAGAGCTTTTACATCAACAGACGGATTTCATAAATCAAATATGA